GGGGGGCGATAATCGTCTCGCGCTCGATGTGCGCCGATTTTTCATAGCCATGACCGAGTGGTGATTTTGGTTTTCCCAGAGATACTTTATCTCTAAGTTTGATTGTAACTGATACGTTTAAGAAGCCGCGCTTTGTGATGAGAGCGCGGCTTCTTTGTGTCTTCGTTCTGAGTGTTACCAGTCCGGCTCGGTAACCATTTGGCTCTGTTGAAAGTAGGGGGACAATTCTGCCGCCCCGCATAGAGGGAAGGGCTGGTAACAGCGCTAGGAAAATTCTGCCGATACGGCTTGAGACTAGATAACTTAAATGTTTTTTGATTTTTTATAGTGTTGGAATACAGTGGTTTACATTTGTTGAGGAGTCTTTGGCACCACCGTTGCTAAGTGAGGGGCACACCGCACCAAACTCCTATGATTCCTCGCAACACTTTTGCCGCTCTCCTTACTGCAGCGGCGCTCGCATTCAGCCAATTAGCCTTCGCTATCGGTGCAGATGATGTGATCGACCCGAACCGACCAACTGCCGAAACGGAGTCCGCCGAAGCCACCAGCGCTATGGATGGTATATTCACGGGCGATTCTGCTTCCTCGGGAGCTTTGATCACTTTGATCGGTTATGCGGTCATAATCGGAGCTGTTGCCGTAGTGGTCTGGTACCTTTTCAAGAGTGGCTTCATGAGAAAGTCTTTCGCGAAAGGTGAGGGTAAGCTGAAAGTATCTGAAACCCGCATGCTTGGAAACCGGCAGTTCATCTCGGTCGTCGAGTACGAGAATCAAAAGATCCTCATTGGCGTCGGCCCAGGCAAAATCGATTACCTGACTACTCTGCAAACCGGCAGCTCTGAATTTCCCCAAGTCGAAATTCCGGCTTCTGAATTGGCTCAAGGAGGACAGTCGTGAAGTTTTTGAAAGTAAGCGCTTTGCTTTTGCTCACCCTTTTCGCTCTGTCGGTGACAGCTACCGCTCAGGATGCGGGAGGAACTGGCGTTCAGCTGAGCTTGAACATGGGCGGTGACGGAGGCGTAGAAGACGTGGGAGCTGCCATCCAGGTCCTGCTCTTGATGACTCTCCTCACCTTGGGCCCGTCCATCGTTGTTTTGATGACGAGCTTCACTCGCATCATCATCGTATTGGGCTTTGTGCGGACAGCGATCGGCGTGCATCAGGCTCCTTCGAATCAGATCATTGTCGGGCTTTCGCTGATCATCACTTTTTTCATCATGCAGCCTGTCTTCAATAACGTGAACGACAACGCGCTGCAGCCATTGATGGCCAAAGAGATCACTACGCTTGAGGCGTTTGACCGTGGAGCGGGACCGCTACGCGAGTTCATGCTCAACCAGACAAAAGTTACGGATATCGAGTTCTTCCTTGATCTGGCTTATTACGGCCCAACGGCAGCATCCGAATTGCCAATGCGAGTCGTGGTCCCTGCATTTGTGATGAGCGAGATACGGACCGCGTTCAAGATGGGCTTCCTGATTTTCCTTCCTTTCATCATGGTCGACTTCCTAGTCGGTACCACATTGATGGCGATGGGCATGATGATGATGCCTCCTGTCGTTATTTCGCTACCCTTCAAGCTACTCCTCTTCGTGTTAGTGGATGGCTGGACTCTTGTAATTAAATCCTTGGTACAAAGCTTCAACATATGAACTTAGAAACCGCAGTAGAACTTTTTCGCCAAGCGGTAACCAACGCTCTGGCCCTCGTAACTCCGATTTTGCTCACCACCATCGTGGTTGGTTTGATAATCAGTTTGATTCAGTCGGTTACCAGTATTCAGGAACAGACTCTTTCGTTTGCCCCGAAACTCTTTGCGGTGGGAGGGGTGCTTATAATCGGCTCATCCTGGCTGCTTAAAACTCTAATGGGGTTCACCATCGAAATCTACCAAAAGATTCCTGAGGTGGCATTCTAGTCGTATCTCTAAAGAAACTGTATCCGGTATATAATGACTCTTGAAGGCATAACGCTGTTCCTGCTGATTCTCGTGCGCGTGCTCGGGCTCTTTTTGGCGGCACCCGTCTTCTCGCACAAGTCGATACCGGTGATTGCCAAGATAACTCTCGCCTCCGGATTTGCCATAATGGCATTACCCATGGTCGAAAGCGGTATTGCATTTCCCCAGTCTGCATGGGCTCTTGCCTTGTGGATGGCTAAAGAACTGGCGGTAGGAGCGTTGATGGGAATTGCCATACGAATGATCTTTTTCGTGCTCGATTTCGCTGCTCATGTAATAACGGTAGAGATCGGATTGCAGCCAGGACCAGAATTCGATCCCTCTACCGCATCGGGCCAAGGTAACCCTTTAGGGACCATTATTTATTTCCTCGGTTTGATGCTGCTGCTTTCCGGAAGCGAGTACGATGTTCTGCTTGCCTTTATGAAGAGTTTCGAGATCGCCCCTCTCGGCTATTTCGGGATCAACTCTTACGCGGCGGATTATATTATCCTAAAGACCGTTGATATCTTCAAGATTGGTATCCTGATGGGTGCTCCTATCATTGCGGTCAATTTCCTGGTGAATCTTGTATTCGCAGTTTTGGGGAAAGTGGTTCCGAAACTGAATGTGTTCATTCTAAGTTTCTCCGCACGTATTTTCTTAGGCACTACAGTGCTTGCTCTCACAGTGGGATTGATTGCCCATTACGCTGTTAACTACATCGCTGAGACTCCGGAAATGGTACTGCGGTTCATCTTGTTCAGACCTGAGGTATAGAAGCCATGGCGGATACGGATAAAGATTCAAAGACCGAAAAGCCAACCGGGAAGCGGCTAGACCAAGCCCGGCAAGAAGGTAACGTTGCACAGGCTCAGGAGGTCGGTGTGACTTTTGCCCTTTTGGCTGCTTTGTTGGTGGTGATGTTCACGGGCCGCACTTTGGCGAACAACGTTTTCAGCATCTCCTCTAGTTTGCTTGGGAACTTGGGTAATGTAAGCCTAACCGAAGACAACATCAGCTATTTCCTGAATGAGATAGCCATCATTCTCGGCAGACTCTCCGCTCCCTTCCTCCTGGCTGCTATGGTTTCGGCAATTATCGCTGGCGGGCTACAAACTAAATTCCGGCTTTCTAAAAAGGCTCTTGGTCTAAAGTTCAATAAGCTGAATCCCATCAATGGGGCCAAGCAGCTTGTGTCTAAGGACGTTCTGGTTCGTTTCGGCATCGACCTGCTCAAGTTGGGTGCTATGGCGGTGATCCTGTGGTTCGCGGTCAAAAAGATCGTTACCGATCCTATCTTCTATGCAGAGGTGGATATACGCCACGTGGGATCCTTCATCACGGACACCTTGGTATACGTCTTCATCCGTTTGACCATCGCTGTCGGTATTATCGCTGCCATCAGTTACCTTTGGCAGTATAAGAAAACAATGGATGGCCTCAAAATGACCAAGGAAGAGGTCAAGCAGGAGGCCAAGGACCAGAACATGAGTCCAGAAGTACGCAAAGCTCGTATGCAAATGGCAATGCGTTTGATGCAAAAGCAGATGCTCGATGACGTAGCGACTGCAGACGTTGTAGTGACAAACCCAACACACTACGCAGTGGCTCTCAAGTATGAGAGAGGCATTGATGCGGCTCCTATGGTTCTGGCCAAGGGGGAGAATGCATTTGCCCAGCGTATCAAGGCTGTCGCTGCTGAGCATGGCGTGCCGGTAGTTGAGAATAAGATGGTGGCTCGCATGCTTTTCAAGGTTTCCCAAGTCGGTTCACCGATCCCGATGGAGATGTTCCAGTCGGTCGCTGAGATCCTAGCCTTCGTCTACAAGACGCATCGCTACTACTTCCATAAACTCAAGTCTCGTAGAGCTGCCGCTAAGAACTCCAAATAATGAGCGAATCCCAACAGTCATTTTCTCCAGCTAAGCTACTCGCTTTCCTTAAGCGAGGGGACACCGCTTTGGTTGCCTGTTTGTTCGGCACTGTGTTGTTGCTGGTTTTGCCGCTGCCTCCGCTTTTGCTGGACGTACTGTTGGCCGCTAGCGTCGGTGCTTCGCTCCTAATCTTGTTGATCATCGTATACGTCAAGGAGCCTTCCGAGTTCTCTGGTTTTCCTACGGTATTGCTTGGAGTGACTCTGTTCCGCTTGGGACTAAACGTGGCCTCTACGCGATTGATCCTGTTGGATGGATACGCAGGTAGTGTGATCGAGTCTTTTGGTTCCTTTGTAGTTAGAAACAACTACCTCGTAGGAACGGTAATCTTCCTGATCTTGGTTGCGATTAACTTTATCGTAATCACCAAGGGTGCTGGACGTATCGCTGAGGTTGCCGCCCGCTTCACCTTGGATGCGATGCCAGGTAAGCAGATGGCGATCGATGCTGAGCTTAATGCCGGAATCATCGATGAGGTCAAAGCCACCAAGCGTCGCGAAAAAGTACAGAAAGAGGCGGACTTTTACGGCTCGATGGATGGTGCCAGCAAGTTCGTACGTGGAGATGCTACCGCAGGTATTTTGATCACTGCCATCAACGTTCTGGGAGGCATAGCCATTGGTATGTGGCAACAGGAAATGAGCTTCCAGGAAGCTCTGCAGACTTTCACTTTGCTATCGATTGGAGACGGCTTGGTATCTCAGATTCCAGCTCTCGTAATATCGCTAGCGGCCGGTCTTCTCGTTACTCGCAATTCAGGCGAGGACGAGGACCTTGGTTCTCAGATCGGCGGGCAAGTCGCTGCCTATCCGAAAGCCTTGGGTGTACTGGCAGGAATGCTCGGTCTCTTCGGGATTATTCCTGGCATGCCTTTTATTCCGTTCTTTGTGATGGCTACGGGAGTGGGGGCAGGCGCTGTCGCTTTGAACCGTATTCAAGGCAAGAAGGAGCAAGAGACGAAAATTAAGGAGATGGAACAAAAAGCCCAGTCGCAGCAACGACCTGGTTCCGGAGCCGCCCCGGCGGAAGAAGGGTCCAAGCATTTGCCGGCTGAGTTTGAAAAGCTGATTGGAGTAGACGTGTTTGCATTAGAAATTGGATACAATTTATTGACACTTGCCGATAAGGCCCAAGGGGGCGACCTCTTAGAGCGAGTAACGGGAGTACGTAAGACGCTAGCCCGCGAACTTGGTATCGTGGTACCGCCGATAGCAGTTCGCGACAATATGGAGCTCGATGGCCAGGAGTACCGCTTCCTTCTCCATGATAAGGAGATCGCTCGCGGCCAAGTCATGCCATCACGCTGGATGGCTATGAACGTGGCAGGAAGCGAATTCGAGCTGACTGGAATTCCTACGAAAGAGCCTGTCTTTGGTATCGATGCGGTATGGGTCGACGAAGACGAGAAGAAGAGTGCAGAGATCAATGGCTATTCGGTTGTCGACTGTGCTTCGGTTCTCATAACCCATCTCTCCGAGTGTCTTAAGAACAACGCTCATCATCTACTCAGCCGACAAGATGTGCAAAAGCTCGTGGATCACGCCTCTGAGTCTCACCCAGCACTTGTTCAGGAACTTCTGCCTGATCTTGTAACGGTGGGAACAATACATCGAGTTTTGCAGAATTTGCTCAAGGAAGGTGTAGCCATTCGCAACCTGACTTTGATACTCGAGGGCATAGGGGACTTTGCGTCTATTTCGAAAAATCCCGACGATTTGTCGGAGTACGTACGCCGCCGTACAGGAGAGTTCTTTATTTCTGAATACGAAGCAGACAAAGGTGTTCTGAAGGCGATCACGATGGATCCGAGATTAGAGCAGGTGCTAGCCTCTAAGGTGCAACGTACTAATACGGATTATACACTTTCCCTAGATCCACAGCTGGCGCAATACCTACTCAGAGAGCTCGCCATAAAGGCTAATGACCAGATCGAAAATGGGCTTTTACCTATTCTTGTAACCGCTGCGGAAATACGCTTGCCCTTCAAACGTTTCTTCGAACCGTCGTTGCCCAAGCTAAATATCTTGAGCTACCAGGAGCTGCCTTCGAGCACGGAAATCGTTAACCACGCGATCATTCTGTTCCCAGATTTCGCGCAGCAAAACATGCAAGCCCAGGCCCAGTCGAATGGGGCTACCGCTAACCCTTCAGGCTCCCCAATGGCAGCCGGTTTTCAAGCCAACTAACTTTTAGCTTCCCAAAATGAGCGACCCAAATACCGCAAAAGGCACACAGATCAAACTCCTCGTTAACACCGCTAGCGAGGCAGTTAATGTCATACGTGAGAAGTATGGCGAGATGGCTCGCGTCCTGTCGGTCAAGCAAGTCGAAGCTGGAGGCTTGAAAAGGCTTGTAAGCAAGCCTCGCTTGGAAGTGATCGTTGAGATACTCGGTGATGGGAAGGCAGAGTCCAGCAAGCCTGAGGCTCAGGAGGCCAAGGCGGAGCCGCTTGAAGCGAAAAAACAGGAATCGGCTCCGGTGGATTTGAAGCCTGCAGCTAAAGCTGAGTCTCTGAAGCCTTCCTTGAGTAAAAGCCCCATCGGCGACTTGTATTCGAAGTCCCAATCTGAAGAGGAGTCGGACGACTATTTTTCACAATTTGCAGAGGAAGTTCCAGTTCAGAAGGAATCAACTCCCAAGGTAGAGCCTAAGGTGGAAGGAGAAGCTCGTCTTGGCTCGGCAGCGAATCCCGTTTCTAGGGGTACTCTAGATGCCGTACAAAGGGCTATTTCGATGCTGGAATCAGTTGGCTTCGATCGGGCTTTGATAGAGCGGGTGCGCTCGGAAGTAGATTTCAAGGATATCGGATCCCTGCCCACTATGGAGCTGTATTCAAAGATTTGTGACTGGTTGCGTAGTCGCTTCCCTCAAGAACAAAAGGTTGCCCTAAGGAGTAAGCGAGCATTCATCGGATGCAGCGGTGTGGGCAAGACTTCAGCTTTGTGCAAGATGCTGTCGTCTGAGGTTTTCCTGAAAGGACTGTCTCCGAATGTTCTTAAAATTGATTCGGAACTGCCCAACCCAAGCGACGGGCTAGAAGTTTTTTGCGATATCATGGGCGTAAGCCTTTCGCGTTCCGCAAGCGAGATCGAAGAAGTCAGCGAGGAGCGCCCTTTGCTGGTCGATTTGCCGGGCTATTCTCTGAGTGATCCAAGCTCTATCGAGGGCTGTCGCGACAATCTGGATATGCTCGGAATCGATGAGAGAATTTTGGTAGTAAATGCCGCCTACGAAGCGGAATTAATTGCCGATATGATGGCGGCCGGAGAGTCGGTCGGAGCAAACAAGGTAGTGTTTACCCACCTAGAAGAGACCCGAAAAGCAGGCAAACTCTGGAAGTTTTTGTTAAACCGGAG
This region of Pelagicoccus albus genomic DNA includes:
- a CDS encoding EscU/YscU/HrcU family type III secretion system export apparatus switch protein, with protein sequence MADTDKDSKTEKPTGKRLDQARQEGNVAQAQEVGVTFALLAALLVVMFTGRTLANNVFSISSSLLGNLGNVSLTEDNISYFLNEIAIILGRLSAPFLLAAMVSAIIAGGLQTKFRLSKKALGLKFNKLNPINGAKQLVSKDVLVRFGIDLLKLGAMAVILWFAVKKIVTDPIFYAEVDIRHVGSFITDTLVYVFIRLTIAVGIIAAISYLWQYKKTMDGLKMTKEEVKQEAKDQNMSPEVRKARMQMAMRLMQKQMLDDVATADVVVTNPTHYAVALKYERGIDAAPMVLAKGENAFAQRIKAVAAEHGVPVVENKMVARMLFKVSQVGSPIPMEMFQSVAEILAFVYKTHRYYFHKLKSRRAAAKNSK
- the fliQ gene encoding flagellar biosynthesis protein FliQ, yielding MNLETAVELFRQAVTNALALVTPILLTTIVVGLIISLIQSVTSIQEQTLSFAPKLFAVGGVLIIGSSWLLKTLMGFTIEIYQKIPEVAF
- the fliP gene encoding flagellar type III secretion system pore protein FliP (The bacterial flagellar biogenesis protein FliP forms a type III secretion system (T3SS)-type pore required for flagellar assembly.), encoding MKFLKVSALLLLTLFALSVTATAQDAGGTGVQLSLNMGGDGGVEDVGAAIQVLLLMTLLTLGPSIVVLMTSFTRIIIVLGFVRTAIGVHQAPSNQIIVGLSLIITFFIMQPVFNNVNDNALQPLMAKEITTLEAFDRGAGPLREFMLNQTKVTDIEFFLDLAYYGPTAASELPMRVVVPAFVMSEIRTAFKMGFLIFLPFIMVDFLVGTTLMAMGMMMMPPVVISLPFKLLLFVLVDGWTLVIKSLVQSFNI
- a CDS encoding flagellar biosynthetic protein FliR, with product MTLEGITLFLLILVRVLGLFLAAPVFSHKSIPVIAKITLASGFAIMALPMVESGIAFPQSAWALALWMAKELAVGALMGIAIRMIFFVLDFAAHVITVEIGLQPGPEFDPSTASGQGNPLGTIIYFLGLMLLLSGSEYDVLLAFMKSFEIAPLGYFGINSYAADYIILKTVDIFKIGILMGAPIIAVNFLVNLVFAVLGKVVPKLNVFILSFSARIFLGTTVLALTVGLIAHYAVNYIAETPEMVLRFILFRPEV
- a CDS encoding flagellar biosynthetic protein FliO; translated protein: MIPRNTFAALLTAAALAFSQLAFAIGADDVIDPNRPTAETESAEATSAMDGIFTGDSASSGALITLIGYAVIIGAVAVVVWYLFKSGFMRKSFAKGEGKLKVSETRMLGNRQFISVVEYENQKILIGVGPGKIDYLTTLQTGSSEFPQVEIPASELAQGGQS
- the flhA gene encoding flagellar biosynthesis protein FlhA; the encoded protein is MSESQQSFSPAKLLAFLKRGDTALVACLFGTVLLLVLPLPPLLLDVLLAASVGASLLILLIIVYVKEPSEFSGFPTVLLGVTLFRLGLNVASTRLILLDGYAGSVIESFGSFVVRNNYLVGTVIFLILVAINFIVITKGAGRIAEVAARFTLDAMPGKQMAIDAELNAGIIDEVKATKRREKVQKEADFYGSMDGASKFVRGDATAGILITAINVLGGIAIGMWQQEMSFQEALQTFTLLSIGDGLVSQIPALVISLAAGLLVTRNSGEDEDLGSQIGGQVAAYPKALGVLAGMLGLFGIIPGMPFIPFFVMATGVGAGAVALNRIQGKKEQETKIKEMEQKAQSQQRPGSGAAPAEEGSKHLPAEFEKLIGVDVFALEIGYNLLTLADKAQGGDLLERVTGVRKTLARELGIVVPPIAVRDNMELDGQEYRFLLHDKEIARGQVMPSRWMAMNVAGSEFELTGIPTKEPVFGIDAVWVDEDEKKSAEINGYSVVDCASVLITHLSECLKNNAHHLLSRQDVQKLVDHASESHPALVQELLPDLVTVGTIHRVLQNLLKEGVAIRNLTLILEGIGDFASISKNPDDLSEYVRRRTGEFFISEYEADKGVLKAITMDPRLEQVLASKVQRTNTDYTLSLDPQLAQYLLRELAIKANDQIENGLLPILVTAAEIRLPFKRFFEPSLPKLNILSYQELPSSTEIVNHAIILFPDFAQQNMQAQAQSNGATANPSGSPMAAGFQAN